A part of Terriglobus roseus genomic DNA contains:
- a CDS encoding SDR family NAD(P)-dependent oxidoreductase codes for MGISIRDRIAFVTGASAGIGKSTALALAKEGAKLLLCSRSTDALDAMRDELLQAGASTVHTFALDVRDRAAVADAIANLPEEWRAVDILVNNAGLARGMDKFYLDDIDNWEEMIDTNTKGLLYVTRAILPGMVARNRGHVVNLGSTAGWTAYAGGSVYCATKAAEKILSEGIRIDLMGTAVRVTSVDPGMVETRFSEVRFGGDKERAAKVYANTTPLSPDDVADAIVWAVTRPAHVNVSSLLLTSIDQANAVTIHRRNP; via the coding sequence ATGGGAATCAGCATTCGCGATCGCATTGCATTTGTTACGGGCGCCAGCGCGGGCATTGGGAAATCAACAGCACTGGCATTGGCAAAAGAAGGCGCAAAGCTGTTGCTGTGTTCGCGCTCCACGGATGCGTTGGACGCGATGCGTGACGAGCTTTTGCAGGCCGGTGCGTCTACGGTGCATACGTTTGCGCTGGATGTGCGGGATCGTGCTGCTGTTGCCGATGCGATTGCAAATCTTCCCGAGGAATGGCGTGCGGTGGACATCCTGGTGAATAACGCTGGGCTGGCTCGTGGCATGGACAAGTTTTATCTGGACGACATCGACAACTGGGAAGAGATGATCGACACCAACACCAAGGGCTTGCTGTATGTGACGCGTGCGATTCTGCCGGGTATGGTGGCGCGTAATCGTGGCCATGTGGTGAATCTTGGCTCGACGGCTGGATGGACCGCTTACGCCGGTGGCAGCGTGTATTGCGCGACCAAGGCGGCAGAGAAGATTTTGTCAGAGGGCATCCGCATTGACCTGATGGGGACTGCGGTGCGCGTGACCAGCGTTGACCCCGGCATGGTGGAGACGCGATTCAGCGAAGTTCGCTTTGGCGGCGATAAAGAGCGTGCGGCCAAAGTGTATGCCAACACCACGCCGCTGTCGCCGGACGACGTGGCGGATGCGATTGTGTGGGCGGTTACGCGGCCTGCGCACGTGAATGTCTCGTCTTTGTTGCTGACGTCCATTGACCAGGCGAATGCCGTGACAATTCACCGTCGGAATCCGTAG
- a CDS encoding OmpA family protein, translated as MKRDGYKSVRVGAVAILSSVLACGVFAHAQELNPTADPQTARTGIQNGGRPVGELNGQPLYRVNVVKRNLDAVNYKHRSGDTKLDMNGTALLAGAKGDAKVNSDKGRITVDLDVDHLPPANGFGPEYLTYVLWAITPDGAPTNLGEVLPAGGSQRVKMNVTVPLQSFGLIITAEPYFAVKVPSDVVVMENHVIEGKTNGVIEHVDAHYTLLPKGLYAQTDGAKTVFRPITRDEHSPLELYEAHNAYQIAMLAGADKYASDIMAQVKTNLDNADAMDMNKHRDEKMEITMAREAVQRSEDARISTLRKKETERQIAEVNARKDAQAQAAAAQLAAQQQALDAERARASADRAAAERARAEANAANADAAAAAAKAQADAARQDVVAMREKLRAQLNAVLATQETARGLVVTLGDVLFDTGKSSLKQNAQISLAKVSAILQQYPDLKLQIEGYTDAIGGDAYNLKLSEDRANSTQAFLVNNGVSPTNVSSLGFGKSNPVADNGTSSGRAQNRRVEMVVSGPSIGVKTQAEPTVGQ; from the coding sequence ATGAAACGCGACGGATATAAATCGGTGCGGGTTGGCGCAGTTGCTATTCTTTCCAGTGTTCTGGCGTGCGGCGTGTTCGCACACGCACAAGAGTTGAATCCCACGGCGGACCCGCAGACAGCGCGCACGGGTATTCAAAATGGCGGACGTCCTGTGGGCGAGTTGAATGGACAGCCGCTGTATCGCGTGAACGTGGTGAAGCGCAATCTGGACGCGGTGAATTACAAGCACCGCAGCGGCGATACCAAACTGGACATGAATGGTACGGCCCTGTTGGCAGGCGCCAAGGGCGATGCGAAGGTGAACAGCGACAAGGGTCGCATCACCGTCGATCTGGACGTAGACCATCTGCCGCCAGCCAATGGTTTTGGCCCCGAATACCTGACCTATGTTTTGTGGGCAATTACTCCTGATGGTGCTCCGACTAACTTAGGTGAAGTACTTCCCGCCGGTGGCAGCCAGCGCGTGAAGATGAATGTTACTGTTCCGCTGCAATCGTTTGGTTTGATCATCACCGCTGAACCTTACTTTGCTGTAAAGGTTCCGAGCGATGTGGTTGTGATGGAGAACCACGTGATCGAAGGCAAGACCAACGGTGTGATTGAACACGTGGATGCCCACTACACGTTGCTGCCAAAGGGTCTGTATGCGCAGACGGATGGCGCGAAGACTGTGTTCCGTCCGATTACGCGTGATGAGCACAGCCCGCTGGAACTGTACGAAGCACATAACGCTTATCAAATTGCCATGCTGGCTGGAGCGGATAAGTATGCGTCAGACATCATGGCGCAGGTAAAGACGAATCTGGACAACGCGGATGCCATGGATATGAACAAGCATCGCGATGAAAAGATGGAAATCACGATGGCTCGCGAGGCGGTGCAGCGTTCAGAAGATGCTCGTATCTCAACATTGCGTAAGAAGGAAACCGAACGTCAGATTGCTGAAGTGAATGCGCGCAAGGATGCGCAGGCACAGGCTGCTGCAGCACAACTGGCAGCGCAGCAACAGGCGCTGGACGCAGAACGTGCGCGTGCATCGGCAGACCGCGCAGCCGCGGAACGCGCTCGTGCTGAAGCCAATGCAGCCAATGCTGATGCAGCCGCTGCAGCAGCAAAGGCACAAGCTGATGCTGCTCGGCAGGACGTGGTGGCGATGCGTGAAAAGCTGCGGGCACAGTTGAACGCAGTGCTGGCAACGCAGGAAACGGCGCGTGGCCTGGTTGTAACTCTGGGTGACGTATTGTTCGACACGGGCAAGAGCTCGTTGAAGCAGAATGCGCAGATTTCGTTGGCGAAGGTGTCCGCGATTCTGCAGCAATATCCTGATCTGAAACTGCAGATTGAGGGTTACACCGACGCGATTGGTGGCGATGCCTACAACCTGAAGTTGAGTGAGGATCGTGCGAATTCCACGCAAGCGTTCCTGGTGAACAATGGCGTGAGCCCGACGAATGTGTCCTCGCTTGGATTTGGTAAGTCAAATCCTGTTGCGGACAATGGAACCTCTTCGGGTCGCGCGCAGAATCGCCGCGTGGAGATGGTGGTTTCAGGACCTTCTATTGGCGTGAAGACGCAGGCGGAACCAACGGTCGGTCAGTAA